The region AGAATAGAAGAGATGAAAAAAGTAATAAAAGAGCAAAATATGAATAGTTCAAAAACCATTTCTTTTTGAAAATTATTCAATGTATAATAAAAAAACGACATTTGAAATAATAAATCTAACACAAAACAACGCTTTTCTATAAATAAATAATAAGTTTTTTCATAAAAGAAAATATTTATAAACTAATGATTTTAAGGTAGATTTATCAATATTTTTAATTATATATAGATCTATAAAATAAGTAAAAAATTATTTAACAATTGTCAAATTCTCCATTTTATAAAAAATAAACAAATCATATTTACTATAACGTACCATTATATATTAAAATTTTCTTATACAAGCTACATCAGTAAATTTTATGTAGTAATCACTTTTGTAAAAAGGATTTATACTTTAATATATAAAGTATATAGCAATATGAGTAATTATAAATATACCTTAGGAAATAGAACCTACACTTTTAAAAATCTTGCAGATTTAATGGCAAAAGCAACACCAAAACGTTCTGGAGATTTATTAGCAGGTGTTTCAGCTTTATCCTCACAAGAAAGAGTAATAGCTCAGATGAGATTAGCAGAAGTTCCTCTAAAAACTTTTTTAACTGAAGCTTTAATACCTTATGAGAAAGATGAGATTACAAGACTTATAATAGATGAACATGATGAAAAAGCGTTTGAGCCAATTTCACATCTAACAGTGGGAGATTTTAGAAACTGGCTTTTAAGTGATGAAACAACAGAAGAAGTTATAAATAGCATAAGAGCTGGAATCACTCCTGAAATAGTAGCAGCTGTAAGTAAAATCATGAGAAATCAAGATTTGATTTTAGTAGCTAAAAAGTCCCCTGTAGTAACTTCATTTAGAAATACTATTGGTTTAGAAAATCAATTATCAACTAGACTTCAACCAAACCACCCAACTGATGATGTAAGAGGAATTGCAGCAAGTATTTTAGATGGTTTATTATATGGAAATGGTGATGCTGTTATTGGTATAAATCCAGCAACTGATAATGTTGAGCAAACAATTAAACTTCTTAAACTAATGGATGATGTTATACAAAAATATGAGATACCAACACAATCGTGTGTTTTAACGCACGTTACAAATACTATTGAAGCAATTGAGAAAAAAGCTCCAGTTGATTTGGTATTCCAATCTATTGGTGGAACAGAGGCTACAAACTCAAGTTTTGGAGTAAACTTAAGTATCTTAAAAGAGGCTCATGAGGCTGCTCTTTCACTAAACAGAGGTACAGTTGGCAACAATGTAATGTATTTTGAAACAGGTCAAGGAAGCTCACTATCTGCTAATGCAAATTTTGGTTTAGATCAACAAACTTGTGAAGTAAGAGCTTATGCAGTTGCAAAAAAATTCAAACCTCTTTTAGTAAATACCGTTGTGGGATTTATTGGTCCTGAGTATTTATTTGATGGGAAAGAGATTACAAGAGCTGGATTAGAAGATCATTTTTGTGGGAAACTATTAGGTGTTCCTATGGGATGTGACATTTGTTATACAAATCATGCAGATGCAGACCAAAATGATATGGACAATCTATTAACACTTTTAAGTGTTGCAGGGTGCAATTTTATCATGGGAATTCCAGGAAGTGATGACATCATGCTTAACTATCAAACAACCTCTTTCCATGATGCACTTTATGCTAGAAAAGTTTTAGGTTTAAAGCCAGCTCCTGAGTTTACAGCTTGGTTAGAAAAAATGGAAATTTTTAAAAATATGGATAATTTCATCTTAAATGAAAAGATGCCTAAAACATTTTTAAAATCACTATCAAATGCAATTGGGACAAACTAATGAGTAATATTAAAAAAGCTAATGATAAGCAAAATGTTATTGAAAACCCATGGGCAGCCCTTAGAGAATATACAGATGCTAGAATTGGTTTAGGAAGAGCAGGAGTTAGTATACCAACCCAAGAGTCACTTAACTTCCAATTAGCTCATGCACAAGCACAAGATGCTGTTCATTTACCTTTAGATGTTGAGACTGTAATTGAACAATTGGAAAATGCAAACCTATATCAAGAGATATTTACACCAATACTACTGCATTCCCAAGCAGTAAATAGAACTACATATTTACAAAGACCAGATTTAGGTAGAAGATTAGATAAAAAATCAATCGAAACATTAACTAAGGTAAATACTTTAAAAGATGAAAAATATGATTTATCTATTGTAGTTGTAGATGGTTTATCTTCCCTTGCAATAAAAGAAAATGCTGCAATTTTTATAAAGAAATTAATTGAAGAATTAAATACTGATAAAGAATCTTGGAACTTAGCTCCAATTACTATTGTTCAACAAGGAAGAGTAGCAATTGGTGATGAAGTGGGACAAATATTAAATTCAAAAACATCCATTGTACTAATTGGTGAGAGACCAGGACTTAGTTCACCTGATAGTATGGGATTGTACTTAACATATAATCCAAAAGTAGGACTCACAGATGAGAGTAGAAACTGTATATCAAATATTAGAATCGAAGGATTATCTTATGAGGAGGGAATAAAAAAGGCGATGTATTTACTAAAAGAGTCTAGAAGACTAGAACTATCAGGTGTAAACCTAAAAGATAGAACAACACAAACAATAATAGAAAACAATATAAATGAAGAAAATTTTTTAATAAAATAAGGAAAGAAAATGAGTAATTTGAATCAAGATTATCTTGCTAAGAGACAATTAAAAAGAGGTACTGCTGGTTGGATTTTATTAGCAGGTTTAGGGATTTCATATGTAATTTCAGGGGATTTTGCAGGATGGAACTTTGGTATAGCAGAAGCTGGTTGGGGTGGATTTGCAATCGCAGCAGGTCTTATGGCTTTAATGTATTTTTGTTTAGTATTATCACTTGCTGAGATGTCAGCATCAATCCCTGCTGCTGGTGGTGGATATAGTTTCGCTAGACAAGTTATGGGACCAGCTGGTGGTTTTTTAACTGGTCTTGCCATACTAATTGAGTATGCTTTAGCACCTGCTGCAATTGTAATATTTATCGGTTCTGCTGTTGAAGCCTTAACTGGATTTAATGGTCCTATTGTTTATGCACTATTTTATGCTGCATTTATTGCTATTCATTTAATTGGAGCGGGTGAAGCTCTTAAAACAATGATGGTGATTAGTGGTTTAGCTGTATTTGCAATCTTAGCAACTGCTATTGCTTTATTAGGTGATTTTGATTCAACTAAACTATTTGATATCGCTGCATCTGCTGATGTTGCAGGAGCAACTCAAATGTTACCATTAGGTTGGTATGGTGTATGGGCTGCATTACCATTTGCTATGTGGTTATTCTTAGCTGTTGAAGGTGTCCCATTAGCAGCTGAAGAAGCAAAAGATCCTGCAAAAGATGTACCTAAAGGGATTATCGCTGCTATGGTATTCTTACTATTTACTGCTGCATTAGTACTGTTTTTAGTTCCAAGTGCAACAGGAGCTGAAGCTATTGGTAAAAGTGCTGTTCCTTTAGTAGATGCATTAAATGCAACTGGAAACACCACTTTAGCTACAACTGTTAATGTTTTAGGATTAGCTGGTTTAATTGCATCATTCTTCTCAATTATTTATGGATATAGTAGACTAATTTTTGCCTTATCAAGAGCTGGATATTTACCAAGATTTTTATCACTTACTAGTAAAAGAAAAACTCCAACTTGGGCTTTAATTGTTCCAGGTGTTTTAGGATTTTTAGCTTCTTTAAGTGGTGAAGGTGATTTAATGTTAGCAATGGCAGTTGTAGGTGCAACTATTTCATATGCTTTAATGTCTTTAAGTCATATTTTACTAAGAGTTAAAAACCCAGAGATGCCAAGACCTTATAAAACTCCAGGTGGAACTGTAACATCAGGTATTGCATTTGTTTTATCATTGGTTGCATTAACAGGTGTTTATGCCTTTGATCCAAGAGCCTTTGTTTATACGATTATTCTTTATATAATTGGTGCTTTATATTATTTCTTATATAGTAAAAACCACTTAGTTGCTAAAACAGCAGATGAAGAGTTTGCGATGCTTGAACAAGCTGAGTCTGATTTGGCTCATGAATTAGGTTAAAAAGTAGAATATATTATAATTAGCTTATTAAAAAAATTAAGGTTTTAAATGCTTAAATCCTCAATGCTAATTCCTCATGAAAAACTAAAAGACTGGATAAAGGTCTTTTGGTTTTTAGAAGGAGATGGTAATGGTAATCTTATCAATTGTCAAAAGATCATTCCTGATGGGTGTGCAACGGTTTTTATAGTACTAGATGGAGA is a window of Halarcobacter sp. DNA encoding:
- a CDS encoding ethanolamine ammonia-lyase subunit EutB; translation: MSNYKYTLGNRTYTFKNLADLMAKATPKRSGDLLAGVSALSSQERVIAQMRLAEVPLKTFLTEALIPYEKDEITRLIIDEHDEKAFEPISHLTVGDFRNWLLSDETTEEVINSIRAGITPEIVAAVSKIMRNQDLILVAKKSPVVTSFRNTIGLENQLSTRLQPNHPTDDVRGIAASILDGLLYGNGDAVIGINPATDNVEQTIKLLKLMDDVIQKYEIPTQSCVLTHVTNTIEAIEKKAPVDLVFQSIGGTEATNSSFGVNLSILKEAHEAALSLNRGTVGNNVMYFETGQGSSLSANANFGLDQQTCEVRAYAVAKKFKPLLVNTVVGFIGPEYLFDGKEITRAGLEDHFCGKLLGVPMGCDICYTNHADADQNDMDNLLTLLSVAGCNFIMGIPGSDDIMLNYQTTSFHDALYARKVLGLKPAPEFTAWLEKMEIFKNMDNFILNEKMPKTFLKSLSNAIGTN
- the eutC gene encoding ethanolamine ammonia-lyase subunit EutC, which produces MSNIKKANDKQNVIENPWAALREYTDARIGLGRAGVSIPTQESLNFQLAHAQAQDAVHLPLDVETVIEQLENANLYQEIFTPILLHSQAVNRTTYLQRPDLGRRLDKKSIETLTKVNTLKDEKYDLSIVVVDGLSSLAIKENAAIFIKKLIEELNTDKESWNLAPITIVQQGRVAIGDEVGQILNSKTSIVLIGERPGLSSPDSMGLYLTYNPKVGLTDESRNCISNIRIEGLSYEEGIKKAMYLLKESRRLELSGVNLKDRTTQTIIENNINEENFLIK
- the eat gene encoding ethanolamine permease, whose translation is MSNLNQDYLAKRQLKRGTAGWILLAGLGISYVISGDFAGWNFGIAEAGWGGFAIAAGLMALMYFCLVLSLAEMSASIPAAGGGYSFARQVMGPAGGFLTGLAILIEYALAPAAIVIFIGSAVEALTGFNGPIVYALFYAAFIAIHLIGAGEALKTMMVISGLAVFAILATAIALLGDFDSTKLFDIAASADVAGATQMLPLGWYGVWAALPFAMWLFLAVEGVPLAAEEAKDPAKDVPKGIIAAMVFLLFTAALVLFLVPSATGAEAIGKSAVPLVDALNATGNTTLATTVNVLGLAGLIASFFSIIYGYSRLIFALSRAGYLPRFLSLTSKRKTPTWALIVPGVLGFLASLSGEGDLMLAMAVVGATISYALMSLSHILLRVKNPEMPRPYKTPGGTVTSGIAFVLSLVALTGVYAFDPRAFVYTIILYIIGALYYFLYSKNHLVAKTADEEFAMLEQAESDLAHELG